One Bradysia coprophila strain Holo2 chromosome IV unlocalized genomic scaffold, BU_Bcop_v1 contig_144, whole genome shotgun sequence DNA window includes the following coding sequences:
- the LOC119071231 gene encoding uncharacterized protein LOC119071231: protein MFPLRDELPIVRMKLIVCVALSLIAGLVLINAEPIQEIHGTVQGEVYVRGEQIGPDGQPIHSGLNGGDYIPSQTEGYVQGAVYVRKQNINPEDSYDGSSTAYDGRCATDCTNENSSRGRFTNVDLSVQVGSGATIGDYTDINANCVIGSNSRIGRHSHLGTGNIIHDNVHIGDHVTIRENNEIANNSELKRHVKLGSGIRIGSNTRVSDHTRVHNFASIGNECIVESHSTVEPNANIGSFVYCGRHSSIGPEAVIGDNAVIHRHAKVVNGRHVKINEVIIRSPTSAALYANCLPLCSIPQNDAETVSQYLPSYDVSSEANAFLGQKIAEEIRAINSNCEKGQNVDLSGVAFIKSLYLILYHGINDFNYYSQLTGSYTTILSGEQHFGSTATRNVLTPEVKDLIIRLLVLEEDSQRIDRVTGDTYCKMSSDISNNERNVGVDQ, encoded by the exons ATGTTTCCATTACGAGACGAATTGCCTATTGTCAGA ATGAAATTGATCGTTTGCGTTGCACTAAGCTTAATCGCTGGACTCGTTTTAATTAACGCTGAACCTATACAAGAAATTCATGGAACAGTGCAAGGTGAGGTTTATGTGAGAGGGGAACAAATCGGTCCTGATGGGCAACCCATTCATTCCGGTCTGAATGGTGGTGATTATATACCATCCCAAACTGAAGGATATGTGCAAGGTGCGGTTTATGTGAGAAAGCAAAATATCAATCCTGAAGATTCCTATGATGGTAGTTCcacg GCATACGATGGTAGATGTGCGACAGATTGTACGAATGAGAATTCATCTCGTGGCCGATTCACAAACGTTGATTTAAGTGTACAAGTTGGATCTGGCGCAACTATCGGTGATTACACAGACATCAATGCAAATTGTGTGATTGGAAGTAATTCTCGAATTGGAAGGCATAGTCACTTGGGAACGGGCAACATAATTCACGACAACGTCCACATAGGTGACCACGTGACTATCAGAGAAAATAACGAAATTGCGAACAACAGCGAATTGAAACGCCATGTGAAATTGGGATCGGGAATCAGAATCGGTTCAAATACTCGGGTCAGCGATCACACAAGGGTACATAATTTCGCAAGTATCGGTAATGAGTGCATTGTGGAAAGTCATTCAACGGTTGAACCTAACGCAAATATTGGCTCATTCGTTTACTGTGGACGACACTCAAGCATAGGACCAGAAGCAGTTATTGGGGACAACGCTGTCATTCATCGACACGCAAAAGTTGTGAATGGTAGACACGTAAAGATTAATGAAGTTATCATAAGATCACCAACTTCGGCTGCGTTGTATGCAAATTGTCTGCCACTTTGTAGCATTCCACAAAATGA TGCTGAAACTGTATCGCAATATCTCCCCTCCTATGATGTTTCATCAGAGGCAAATGCGTTTTTAGGTCAAAAAATTGCAGAAGAGATTCGTGCCATAAATTCGAACTGTGAGAAGGGACAAAATGTCGATTTAAGTGGCGTGGCATTTATAAAGAGCTTGTACCTGATTCTATACCATGGAATAAATGA CTTCAACTATTACTCACAATTAACAGGAAGTTACACTACTATCTTGAGCGGAGAGCAGCATTTTGGAAGCACGGCCACAAGAAATGT GCTTACACCTGAAGTCAAAGATTTGATAATCCGCTTGTTGGTTTTGGAGGAAGACAGTCAACGTATCGACAGGGTTACGGGTGACACATATTGCAAAATGTCGTCAGATATTTCGAACAATGAACGAAACGTTGGAGTTGACCAATGA
- the LOC119071305 gene encoding uncharacterized protein LOC119071305, which yields MFCYSEMKTEVISSADSRSSRITKDRYNKVRKLLSKKRDHNEINESMMYGISQMMNHLIPKGRHFDDVRLLEFTVEYLKQRADFQRGVGFCAEETKAFLKQHIFDRRKMNILFQKLEQRIDLITQHQTSDTIDTFQQESIFDHVTESSTGVLLDLSMKQNRLRDATSNSYITTTPTINSVCNKIKKREILDKIRQKILNKRRMSDSSHQKVEIIQNEIMWRPWRY from the exons ATGTTTTGTTACTCTGAAATGAAAACAGAAGTGATTTCTAGTGCTGATAGCCGATCGAGCCGAATAACGAAGGATCGCTATAACAAAGTGCGTAAATTGTTGTCGAAGAAACGAGATCACAACGAGATTAACGAGAGTATGATGTACGGGATAAGCCAAATGATGAACCACCTT ataCCGAAGGGTCGACACTTTGATGACGTAAGATTACTCGAATTCACAGTTGAATATTTGAAACAAAGAGCAGATTTCCAACGAGGCGTGGGTTTTTGTGCAGAGGAAACAAAAGCATTCCTGAAACAACACATTTTCGATAGACGCAAAATGAACATCCTGTTTCAAAAACTAGAGCAGCGAATCGACCTTATCACACAACATCAAACCTCGGATACTATCGACACTTTTCAACAAGAAAGCATCTTCGATCACGTTACCGAATCTTCGACCGGTGTCTTACTTGATTTAAGTatgaaacaaaatcgattACGAGATGCAACGAGCAATAGTTATATTACCACTACACCTACCATAAACAGCGTGtgcaataaaataaagaaacgggaaattttggataaaattcgacagaaaatattgaacaaaCGTCGGATGAGCGACAGTAGCCATCAGAAGGtggaaataattcaaaacgaaattatgtGGAGACCATGGAGATACTAG
- the LOC119071332 gene encoding microsomal glutathione S-transferase 1-like — protein MSLDLINYDNAVFRDYAFWMAILVIKTLAMAPLTGRQRFKSKIFANAEDAKRAGGTVKFDNDDVERVRRAHLNDLENILPFAIIGFLYVLTQPSEVLANLLFKITAISRIVHTVLYLRSSPSRGIAFMVPLGISLYMAITVLCYFY, from the exons ATGTCTTTGGACCTAATAAACTACGATAATGCCGTCTTTCGGGACTATGCATTTTGGATGGCCATCCTAGTTATCAAAACTCTAGCAATGGCTCCACTTACTGGCCGACAGAGATTCAAGTCTAAG attttcgcTAATGCGGAAGACGCAAAACGAGCTGGGGGCACCGTCAAATTTGATAATGACGATGTAGAACGAGTTCGAAG AGCTCATCTCAACGATCTTGAGAATATCCTTCCCTTTGCAataattggatttttgtatgtatTAACTCAACCCTCGGAGGTACTTGCAAACTTACTGTTTAAAATAACGGCAATAAGTCGAATAGTTCACACCGTGCTGTACCTTAGATCGTCACCATCAAGAGGCATTGCTTTCATGGTTCCTCTAGGCATCTCTTTGTACATGGCAATCACTGTgctttgttatttttattaa